Part of the Benincasa hispida cultivar B227 chromosome 11, ASM972705v1, whole genome shotgun sequence genome, TGAATCTTCCGCCAATTTGTTCTTCTTATGGATTTGATCGCTCAAGTGTTTTCTTATTTTCAGTCGAAGACTAGTTTCTGTGTCTCTCTGTGTCTCTGTGTGATTGATTTAAGGATGGATTTATGGATTATCCAAGGTTACTTTTCTGATTTATGAGTTTCCGATCTTGAAGCCTGGTTTGTGTATCTATGTGATTGTGATGTTTGATTGGCCGATCGAGGAAGGATTTATGTTGTGATTTATAAGTTTATTTGAGTCTTCGATCGTGAAGATAGATTATTAGAAGCTAGGGGTGATCATCGGAGACCGTCGATTTCTTCGGTTTGATCTCTCCGGCAAGGTGGTGTTGAAATAAACAAAACACAAATTAAGCCAAacagaaattaaaaaaagtagaaaataaaacggaaaagaagaagaacagaGATGAAGAATCGAGAGCGAGATCAGAAAAATGATGgagaaatgagaaagaaaaagatgaataaCGATGGAGAGGGAAAGGGGGGAGTTGGAGTAGgagaaatagaaaacaaaactggaattgaaattaaaggaaaagatagggaaaagaaaaataaaagaaattttaacCTATTGAAACaaacaaactatttacatagataaaaaaaacacatataGGCTTCTGAAAGAATTTTATCCCTTTTTATTAGTTATAAActaatctttattaatttttatttattctttattaatctctattaaaaaatattaaattttactacTCTATGTAAAtagtatttttcaaatttttcaaaaataaacttcaaaaagtttttttttcgtAATTATAATATGAAAACTATCAGTGGTTTTAAAAACCGGCCCATGGTTTTCATTTATTCTTGTAATATCTTTTAGTTTTTCTATGGATTTTTCTTCGTCTTTAAAATGTATTTCGAATGCATGCATTCCTTCGGCTTCTGGTCGGTCCTATCCATTTTCAaccataatattaaatttttattgaaatattgatatttctattgatattttcacattttcatGAATTCGATATCGACATGAAGGTAAAtcaataatttcattttatcgtAAAAAAATCCACAAAACACGAACattaatcataaaaataacactaatataaatatagcataaataatagatatattaactTATTTAGAAATCataaaagatttatttattaatttaatttaaatgtattttatttgaactttttatttttataatttttccatAAATATCTATCGAAATCAATATtttatgaatatattttcatcaaattttttgtaaaaaattaatactgatatttcttaaaattattgatattttcGTAGACATCTACATTTTAAACGTTGCCTCTAACCGGAACAACAAGTTGAGTTAGTGTTTAATGTTTTGGTGTGATTGCGAGCTGGATCGAGAGGTGGAGGGAGCAATTCTGTATAATTGGAAGTTGATATCGTGGTTTGTGAATTTGAAGTTAGTTAATTAATGGCTTTCATTTCTCCCTTAATTTTGAGCAGGCTTCTGCAGGGAGCAAGAAGATCGTCGGTGTGTTTTACAAGGCTAATGAGTATGCAGCTCTGAACCCTAATTTTGTGGGATGTGTGGAAGGAGCCTTGGGCATACGCGAATGGTTGGAATCTCAAGGTCATCAGTATATAGTtactgatgacaaagaaggactcGATTGTGGTAAGCATCTGACAAAACGTTCTACCTGATTCGCCTATCTGTATTCTCTATTTTACAAGGACGACTTTGTTACCGCTaatattatgataattaattttatgatgaGTAAACATTCTACCTGAAAGGTAATCAtttatccttttatttttagtttttaaaaattaaacttattttttctcttatgaTTTGCATGGTTCTTTAATTGAGTTATTAGTCAAattcagaaaaaaaaagtttttataaactatttttttagtttccaaaatctgtcttagttttaaaaatacttcTAAAAATATAGCcaacaaaacttgaaaattaatggatgaaaaataggatttatagacttaattttcaaaaacaaaaacaaaaaactaaatgattatcgAACGTgtctttaattatttaattttatattacaatTCAAATGGAAATCTATCCAAATATCTCGTGAAACATATTTTTCCAAAGAACTCAAAGTATCTAATTTTGTCGGTGAAAATGCTAGGATAGTTCGTCTAGTTACGTATTAACTGTGTTCTAATTGAAGCCATGTGGTTTTATGCATCCTTGTTTCAGAACTTGAAAAGCACATTCCAGATCTTCATGTTCTCATTACAACCCCTTTCCATCCTGCCTATGTAACTGCTGAAAGGATCAAAAAGGCCAAAAACTTGCAGTTGCTTCTTACGGCTGGAATTGGATCTGATCATGTTGACCTCaatgctgctgctgctgctggaCTAACAGTTGCAGAGGTTACTGGAAGCAATGTGGTTTCAGTTGCAGAGGATGAGCTAATGAGAATTCTCATTCTCGTCAGGAATTTCCTACCAGGACACCACCAGGTCATTAATGGCGAATGGAATGTTGCTGGAATAGCTCACAGGGCTTATGATCTTGAGGGCAAGACGGTTGGAACCGTAGGAGCTGGACGAATTGGCAGACTTTTACTTCAAAGGCTGAAACCTTTCAATTGCAATCTCCTCTACCATGACCGGCTCAAGATTGATTCTGAACTTGAAAAGCAGATTGGAGCACAGTTTGAGGAGGATCTGGATGCAATGCTACCAAAATGTGATGTACTTGTCATCAACACTCCTCTAACTGACAAGACAAGGTATTGTTTTACTTTTGGAGTGTAAATTGAGATGATGACCCATAAGGAAAATTGTGAACAATACTATCTTTAAATTGGAGGCTTGACATTCATGTCTAAAAACAACTTAAATTTTGATGTAGAGGACTATTTAACAAAGAAAGAATTGCCAAGTGCAAGAAAGGAGTACTGATTGTTAACAATGCTCGAGGAGCAATTATGGATACTCAAGCGGTTGTTGACGCTTGTAACAGTGGACACATTGGAGGTAATTGCAGAATATAATTCTTTAGCACTGCGGTAGCATATATCAATTACTCAATACATGATGCTTCGGTTTGTCAAatacgttatatatatatatatatatatattaaaaatagaaatatcAAAGTGACTATTTTGGCTCCCGACTTATAAACATATGACATATGAAAGGTAGTACATTAGTTTCTACGAGGTGACACATTAACTTTTAGATGCTACATAATTAGACAATTGACGTTAGAACACTAAATTGACAAGCATGCAAAAGTTTAGTAActaaatatatagaaaaaaaatgccAAATATTGAACACATTTTTTAGTCTGTAAAGTAAGATAGTTTTACTTTTCAAATAATTCAAAGGGCATGGATGGAAGAGAATAGTCTTTCTGTCACACTCCCATGTCAAATTTACATCTAGAATCTAGGAGGTTCTTGTTGATCTAGCCTAAAAACTCATCTTAATGACCTACTATGGATCATTTAGTCAAATAAAGAAGTTCATCCCAATTCCATTATTGGCTAATACTTCAAAGTGTTCTTATTATGCAGGTTATAGTGGTGATGTGTGGAATCCACAACCAGCTCCAAAGGACCATCCATGGCGTTACATGCCAAACCAAGCTATGACACCTCATATTTCTGGCACTACGATTGATGCACAGGTATGGTATAGTATAGTTGCATTGAAACTATTTTCTCATTCTCTTCAAGAGATTTTGAAGTATATCCTTTAGTTTTACTCCCACCAATTTGTGGAAATCAGAGTTCTTATTTTACAGACTGAATTCTaagtttggtttttttaaatttaagctatcaattaatttaaaaggcGCATTTacaaaatctttaaaatttcaattttgtttcaaaTAGGTTCACAAATCGCTTGCTTGATGTTTACGCTATTATACTTATATCTTTCTAAAATCGACCCTTGAATTTGTTAAACATATAATCAAACCTTTTTAAAGCAGAAAAACTTGATAAACACATACACAAATACAAACTTAAATAAGAAGTAAATATGGAAAATTCCATCAAAGTGTGCATAGCCCAATTATACTATAATTAACATATAGTATGTGTTAGTAATCAATAGGTCCGTAGTTCGGATTATCCCACCATTATCCCACCctctattgtactaaaaaaaaaattgtacaatTTCATTATCCAATGGCTTTCAGTTTGTTTGGTTCTCGTTGTTGGAATGTCTTGAATCTTTCATCTTTGTGTTATTTACGATTTCGATCCTAGAATTCAACAAAGTGTGTATATATCTTCCCTAATCCTAGAGGCATCTTTGTTCTATATTCCGAATTGTTCTCTCTAATAAAAATTGTTCTCTTTCTTTCTGTTCCATGGACGTAGTTAACACACTGTTAGTAAATCCCGTAAATCTGTATGTTGATTCTTTACTGTTTACGCATTTTCTGTTAATCTTTGATCGTCGATGTTTAACACTTGTGTTGGCTATATTTACTAATGATACCTTATCGAAATAATGCAGTTGCGATATGCTGCGGGAGTGAAGGACATGCTTGAAAGGTACTTCAAAGGAGAAGAATTCCCTGCTCAAAACTACATCGTCAAGGAAGGAGAACTTGCACCTCAGTACCGGTAAATAGTTTAGGTTTAGTTTTATTTCCCACGGTGTCCTCTCTAGAGGGCTTTGATTTCCCCTTTCTCTCCCTCTTAGTCAACTATTAGTTAGTTTCCAAAATAAATTGGCTTTGTGGGAGAGTCCGGTTGTGCCTTTTAAGTTATCTTTGTGAGTCTTTTTTCAGTATGTATCTCATCAATAATGTCGTTCCATCTAAAATGGATGTACGAGGATGAATTGTgaggtttttatttatttatttatttttattttaaatttattttttttcctgccAAGAAGAAGTTGAATGGATTGATCGAACTAAGGACACATTTATCAATCCGTAATAAAATTTGATGTAATTagaatgaaatttcattgatgaaataATCATAATAGGCTTGAATCGCAAGTATAATTGAATTGTTTTTGGTCACATTCCTAGAATTATGAATCTATCACATTTTACCGTCATCGTTATCATTACTATTACtgctttttataattttcataccGTTATAGTAGCAATGTCATTAAAGGTAACGATAAATATAACGATAAAGATCTTGAGTCCCACGTAATTTTCAACCACAATTATATTGAGAACTCTTCATTCTTCAATTAGTTTGCACGATTTGATTACATATTTTCAGGTGGGTCTCATAACGCATTACGATTGTGAAACACATGTAAATAACGACAAAAGTAATCAATTGAGACCTACTTTTTACATTATCATTGATGGATTACCTTTGATTGGTGTAAATGTGACctaattcttcaattaaaaaGATTGACACCAACAAATTGAACAAAATCGAACTAAGGCCACGTTTACCAATCTATAATGAAAATTGTTGTAATATAATCGTAATATTAGATTGATTTTTATTatgtttacttagaattatgaatctgctacatttactatttttgttatttttaacgCTTAAGGGTCAAACAGTAATTATAACGTtaacaataaatgtgacaaattcaTAATTATAATGCTAGAACAATAACAATAACGGGCTACCACAACTATAATGGTAGCGACATCGATTGGTGGGTCTCACGTAATTTTGAACTGTAATCGGATTGATCACTCTTTTGCACCTCAAATTATGCTATTTGATTACAAACTTGGAAGTGGGTTTCACATTTCTTTACAATAACGAAACACGGGTAAATGACAACAAACGTAATCAAATGAGCCAACTTTTCATATTACCATTGATTTATTACATTTCTCCTAAAGTAAACGTGACCCGGAAGCTAATCTAAATTGAAATGATCAACCATGATGTGGATTTCGACAAAATTGGTTTCTTTTCTagttcaataaaaataaaagatcaaactTTTGACCTTTGAGATGATAATTAGCATTTTATCCACTAATCGGATTAATCATGAtaattggtatttttttttgtttgaaaagtAACATCTTTATTCAGGCTCATGGGCCAATGAATGAGTTACATCTTTTGTGTTTATAGAAATAGCCTAATTAGGGAAATTTTCACACCAAACACCGGTCGACTTGAAGCACCTGGCCTTTTCGGCTGCTTCATGGGCCATTAGATATACATTTCTTTTAACATGAAtgaaagaaagggaagaaaaaccaGAGGCATAttcttctatattttcctttagGCATTCCACTTCCAAATGAGAAGAAAATTTTCCCTTCAACCGATTGGAAATTTCGTAAAATaactcaaaaattaaaaaaaaatctatggaTGACctctttctaaaaatttttataTGGCTAACCTTTTTCACATGTGAAATGCCAGATATACCCTTactttttaaaaccaaaccaATGCCTATTCCATCTTTGTTTACAAGCCGGTTATTCGCATTCGGGTACTTCTCTCGGTTTTCTCTTAACATCTCTCTTTGTCTTTGACGTCATTTGCTGCTCGTCGGTCGTATctattagggttgatgcccaaaCTCTCGtagggttttgtagtttgtaaacacctgtatgaacaaacacttgtgatgtaataatatgagatattttcttcattgttgtctatgcaatatgagatattttatttgcatttaccataaaccaataatctaagatccctagttttcgttgtaacttaagcatgtatgtggaaacattcaagtagatcatgccttagtgataacctaaatggtttgtagtatatggataaaggagggaaaccttatcttggtgacactacggatacgacccgctttatagatattacaagtgttgtaaagtgctacagatggtttaATTCTGAtccttcatgtggagacatgcgagcgggggtgtcctatacaaaggagtttgtataagatcgaaccacaaaatgtttaatctcgttatataatgtcgttcatgatagagactttcatttcattaggattgttgagttttatgtcctaaaacttgtggtatgtaaacaaatggaacttattctgaaaactcaataaaggtgttattgaatagatgtattGATTgatagaaattcaataaacctaaaagtcctttgactattggatgagtacttgaactttatgtggaaacataaaggtggatcaagttcgagtaaatagtcaaaatgatatatagtatatgaataagattgggtaccttattctggtaacactactggatgcggcctgctctgtagttgttacaaggagttgtaaagtactacaaacgaagtgatcctaatttgtttattttgggacataaggagtgggggcatccttgtgcaaaaggttttgtacaagatcggaccacgaaatcagtcactcttactttataacgttatttactttttaagactgactatttcaaagcgatgacctaggtaatttgactttaatcctgagctaactatgaactcctgtttatttggaattatccttagatttgcataggtgagggttgggtCAACaatgtcggctcaataaacctcccatttcaagggtaagactagatagatagctagggacatagggtgtaagacggtATTCACTCTTACCTATTTTTAGAGATACTagagaagttgttcccttaagtgctgattctgggtcttaaacaagggatctcgccctctcattggcctgagaaggacttggttttgttgattgaatcataaaataattgttcattaggggatcagtggggacttaaggaataagaggtaatttcgttgggggtaaaacagatatttgacccagccgttattacgaacaacttgtgaagggttgacttattaatcatggttatatcgagtgaacataatatatctacagtgaggggagttcaactatgggctttagtggagtgacctattagttaacgaatgagggttagatcggtctaatgagtttagccgattaatctcggatcgttggagctcatgatctgtaggtccacgaagtccccctactagctcaaaaatgaattagctctagagtagcgtgataagttaatttgaaacgtttaaattagaatcaaatggaattggagaatatatatttaaatatgatttaaatatatgaagatggaattgtgtaaaattaatttaatattggatattaaattaattagaattgtttaaataattatttattaatttatgaaaattaattgtaaaattaataaattttgattttagaaattaaaatataaaaaaaatagattttggaaatagaaattacacaaaaggaaaaatgagaattttcatcttcatctttaaGTTGCTCACAAAGAACCCATGATCTTCAACCTtaatttactccaagcatgagctgcatctcactCAGCAAATTTCtttgtctgcaatatattgaagagattggagtgaagttaAAGTAAGGCAACCGAAAGAATTTTTAGCTGAAAATTCTtgagaagaaggtgttcttcatttgggttgttgcagtgaACTTTCTCCAGATTCTCTTTGatttcagcttattttgagtcccacaactcaatctagagcaccaagagaatagtagggaagatcttatggtggtctacacaaagaATTGGAGGTTAGctggaaatcaagatttcaatggttcttcaaagatatgtcttgaaacccattaaattctgttatgagcatgttttcttttctgccaaaattaatgaattagagtgcttatcgatcctcgtCGCTTCTGCTGCGTGCTGGTACCTATCAaacaaggatgaccataggtaacatgaccttaatcctgagttagttaggaactcctgcttatgagggcagtcctttgatttacatgggtgcgagtggccagattgccgactcaaacctaccactttagagATTGGTCTGATtgaagagttgggaactcagctacataagatggaattcactccttccccaaagcaggggtaagtagatagattgctcccttaagggttgattctagggcttgaacgatgtggcgacacacatcttctcatggcccgaaaggtgtccactcatagtaggactatgatatattgttcattagaggaatcagtggtacttaaggagttaaatgtaactacagggataaaatggtaaattggcctagctgtacttacaagcgatctgtgaagggttatcgtactgttgactggttatatccgatagacacacagaaatatatctgtggtgagaagagtgcaagtTTGGttgtctttagtgaagtgccgaagttaacgaatggtggatttcgtgattaagagtttagtcagctattcatgtaccgttgaagcttcaagctacaggtccataaggtccccttggtagctcaatggattcaagttgagaatcagtttttgagtcagtttgaagtgttcaagttgacaagagggagtttgattatatatgatataattaaactggtttcattatatgtgatataattgatatgatgtgtgatatacattaattggaggaatttgatataaatatgatttatattaagtaaaggagaaaaggactatggtttaaatgttacatatgatgtgatattaaaactataggttaaaaatataatatgataagttagttttatattttttataattaaaataattatgtgataattgtgagtgctttctcctttaaccgtgcgtgaaagtgggaggttacgtttcaattttcataactgaaggacaaaatgaatttttttttttttttttcatttggaaaGAATCGCTTCATTAAAGTGCTACTACTAATTGTTTAACTAActagagactatacgatagccttctaaGCGAGAGCCTAAACGGTGTACTAGCAcctttgactaaacgatcgtgtaaagaattttactaaacaatcgcatgcCAAGCAAgattctaaacgatcaagcttTTTTTTAAACGATCGCGTCCTGCTGATTTTTAAACAATCAAGCACataaagtctatgcgatagacaattCATTCTCCTACTTGCTTGGTCTTTTAGTTCGGATTGTTGCCTTCCTCCAACCCTCTACCAAAGTCATTAGAGctcacacctcttggattctcgcTTCGAGAACCACCAAGTTGCCGAGTGTGGTCTCCGAGAGGTTGTTTGTTCGGTGAGAAGTTTGTTCGTGATCTAAGCGACACCGAGAGATTGGCTAGGTGTTCGaagcgacagcgagagattGTTGAACAGTGCTCATGAGAGTGAGATTGTTGTCCAattcttcacgagagcgagaggatTACATAAGAAGTGTTCTTAAAAGGTGTGTCTCTCgctctttttgttttttaattatgaaagcatgttgtaacgTCTGGAGCTAAACGCTCGTTTAGCAACTAGACCTCAGCAACAAATttaagcagaagctgaaaactctggaacagcagctcgacctccttcgtttgtttcttcaattacatcttaatttcaactctaatgactccaaataaattacagtctcttgctaacacataaatgctcatcaaacaagagccaattacaaatttaattgagaaattgaagagaattaaaatgccaaaatagAGAAAACCATAGCATTAcaacagtttcatatatctcatgaaaaaaacacccaccttgccaaaattagactgaattgaaagcttaaaagatgctctgataccaattgttggagttaaacaacatgcagcgaaagtatcaaggatccataagcattctaattcactaattttggtaaaaactaaagcatgctattcataaaaatgggtttttggaacatacctttgaagaactcttcaagaaaatcgtctattcagctgctatcttcacttgatatcaacgtgaaccctcaaagccttccctattATGCTCTTGGAGTTTTAAggagagttgtgggactcaagaacagcttgaagatgtgaaaaAACAGAGAAAGCTCATAGCAGCAAATTTAAgaagacagtttcttcttcTCCGCGATTTTTCTCTCCGAATTCTGTATATCCCtctcttctccaacaactccaatattttttatatattaagatGAACATGGAAAGAGATGGAGtacatggcttgcagctcatgcttggagaatcaaagtagagaagatcatggtttgtgtgtgagcataaagatgatgaaaatggaaaaaactctttttccattatgtgcaacccatgcaaacgaatttccattttaaaaaaaagatttttaaatatttttaatttaaaaattgattttcttaaattaatttcataaattaatttttgcacaataatcatctttgtatatttaaatcatatttaaatatttattctcttgttccgtttaatttcaacgtttcaaattcatttCTCAAACTACCCTAAAGCgtacccatttacgagctagtagggggacctcgcggacctacagatcacgggct contains:
- the LOC120091148 gene encoding formate dehydrogenase, mitochondrial — encoded protein: MAMKQAATAAIRALSSSVTSHSSPLLRNLHASAGSKKIVGVFYKANEYAALNPNFVGCVEGALGIREWLESQGHQYIVTDDKEGLDCELEKHIPDLHVLITTPFHPAYVTAERIKKAKNLQLLLTAGIGSDHVDLNAAAAAGLTVAEVTGSNVVSVAEDELMRILILVRNFLPGHHQVINGEWNVAGIAHRAYDLEGKTVGTVGAGRIGRLLLQRLKPFNCNLLYHDRLKIDSELEKQIGAQFEEDLDAMLPKCDVLVINTPLTDKTRGLFNKERIAKCKKGVLIVNNARGAIMDTQAVVDACNSGHIGGYSGDVWNPQPAPKDHPWRYMPNQAMTPHISGTTIDAQLRYAAGVKDMLERYFKGEEFPAQNYIVKEGELAPQYR